TCCCGACGAATGGGACGATCAGGCCCACGACGCGGGACTTTTCAACGCTTTCATGACCAGCCGCACGTTCAGCATCGCGAACACGGCGGCCGGAACGTTGAACCTTTCGTTCGCCTCAAGCTGGCGCGACGAATGCTGTGACGACGGCGACTTGACGAACAACCAGACGGCGCTGGTCTACGCGTCCTATGACGGTGGCGCGGACGTGGAAGTGCTGCACTGGAGCTCGGACGCGAACGACGGCGCCCTGTTCCACAATGACAATCCGAACGAAGCAGTGAGCCTGGCGCTCAATCCGCCGGCAGGAACTCAGACCATGAGCCTCAAGTTCGGTTTGACGGAAGCTGCCAACGATTGGTGGTGGGCCGTCGATAATGTCAAGGTCGAAGGCCGAGTCGTGCCGGAACCGTCGACGTTCGTCTTGGGCGGCGTCGCTTTGATTGGCTTGTTCGGCATTGCGCGCCGTCGCCGTGCTTAATTGAAAACTGGCGCAAATCGTCGATCCTACGACGACGAGCGAGGAGTACAAGCGGCCGTTGCTGGGC
The nucleotide sequence above comes from Planctomycetia bacterium. Encoded proteins:
- a CDS encoding PEP-CTERM sorting domain-containing protein, whose translation is MKFTVRALALALAITFGLMSTARADILFSEDFESVTLEPAVNEAIPATTLGWTDTPPVGWTVDDSGVPGALSGDDARDGRTEWAGWSFASKTFWTTADTQQRETFALGEGVVAIADPDEWDDQAHDAGLFNAFMTSRTFSIANTAAGTLNLSFASSWRDECCDDGDLTNNQTALVYASYDGGADVEVLHWSSDANDGALFHNDNPNEAVSLALNPPAGTQTMSLKFGLTEAANDWWWAVDNVKVEGRVVPEPSTFVLGGVALIGLFGIARRRRA